The Citrifermentans bemidjiense Bem genome window below encodes:
- a CDS encoding GGDEF domain-containing response regulator → MDLLVVDDEETLRSVVSQVLSADGFTVAEAASGEEALEAFRSVSHPLVITDIRMGGMSGIELLTEIKEHNPDTQVVIMTSHASLDSALTALRAGAYDYLVKPFESLDLISAVAGRAAEKARLVTQNRELLEQLTRANAELKEANLALKELAVHDGLTALYNHRYFEEAFVLEVARSKRYGKQCSLIFMDVDNFKRYNDTNGHPQGDALLKTLAQLMTTHLRICDTAARYGGEEFVLLLPETPKEAALGVAEELRRRVAEHPFPGGETQPLGKVTISIGVAAYPRDGMDAPELLDFADQLLYKAKNSGKNMVVWN, encoded by the coding sequence ATGGACTTACTGGTTGTTGACGACGAGGAAACCCTGAGAAGCGTGGTGTCGCAGGTTCTTTCCGCCGACGGCTTCACGGTGGCGGAGGCGGCCAGCGGCGAGGAGGCGCTGGAGGCTTTCAGGAGCGTGAGCCATCCCCTCGTGATCACTGACATAAGGATGGGGGGGATGAGCGGGATCGAGCTTCTAACCGAGATCAAGGAGCACAATCCCGACACCCAGGTGGTGATCATGACCAGCCACGCCTCGCTCGACAGCGCGCTCACCGCGCTCAGAGCCGGCGCCTACGACTACCTGGTGAAGCCGTTCGAGAGCCTGGACCTGATCTCCGCGGTGGCGGGGCGGGCGGCGGAGAAGGCTCGCCTGGTGACGCAGAACCGGGAGCTCTTGGAGCAATTGACCCGCGCCAACGCCGAGCTAAAGGAGGCGAACCTGGCACTCAAGGAGCTGGCGGTGCATGACGGGCTCACCGCGCTTTACAACCATCGCTACTTCGAGGAGGCGTTTGTTTTGGAGGTGGCCAGGTCCAAGCGCTACGGGAAGCAGTGCAGCCTCATCTTCATGGATGTCGACAACTTCAAGAGGTACAACGACACCAACGGGCATCCGCAGGGGGACGCGCTTTTGAAGACCCTGGCGCAGCTCATGACGACGCACCTGCGGATCTGCGACACGGCTGCGCGCTACGGCGGAGAGGAGTTCGTGCTGCTGCTCCCGGAGACGCCCAAGGAGGCGGCGCTGGGCGTGGCGGAGGAACTCAGGCGCAGGGTCGCGGAGCACCCGTTCCCCGGCGGGGAGACCCAGCCCTTGGGGAAGGTGACCATCAGCATCGGCGTAGCCGCCTATCCCAGGGACGGGATGGACGCGCCGGAACTTTTGGACTTCGCCGACCAGCTCCTCTACAAGGCGAAGAACAGCGGGAAGAACATGGTGGTATGGAACTGA
- a CDS encoding sensor histidine kinase encodes MHTRLKFPLRFKMLLSQLLVVSVVLSLITFTMANLFQVDKTAYIHDLTSTVVLHTAEEANALLAGYRERLKLFGRVLAEPELSGRDQVLQGFFEEFRDFVLVTRSGPGGEQTVYDGAALQAVGVTKEEIVANLQAHPAPESIPAGQVYLVNSTLSPKLPTLTLTISEPAAGGAPVVTTAVLRLDRLQELAKRSRVFDIFLLDSAGRYLAHKAPDRVGVAANVEWWNRVKAPRSSGMTMEYKKLGKEMVGGFSRCSLGGLVVGVEIPKSAAYLTSRELLSDLLLLSLALLGAAALLSQFWSRHFTSPLEKLSEATRMVGQGRFEIEVKAESGDEIGALARSFNQMAAELKVREKALKDLYGQLVHSEKMAAFGSLGAGIAHEVKNPLAGILGITQLSLRGAGAGHPLEKNLLIIEKETKRCKTIIEHLLKFARQEQVEFSEVDLQQVVADALAIVDHQLGINSIKVEQELEPGMPTCRGNANQLQQVLMNLMLNAQQAMSGKTGTVKLSGRRLEKGGVELRVADNGPGISKEIQGKIFDPFFTTKPAGQGTGLGLSVTYGIVKDHGGEIHLESEEGLGTTFIITLPPSAAANG; translated from the coding sequence ATGCATACCAGATTAAAATTTCCGCTCAGGTTCAAGATGCTCCTCTCCCAGTTGCTGGTGGTGTCGGTGGTGCTGAGCCTGATCACCTTCACCATGGCGAACCTGTTCCAGGTCGACAAGACCGCATACATCCACGACCTCACTTCGACGGTGGTGCTGCATACGGCGGAGGAGGCGAACGCGCTCCTGGCGGGATACCGGGAGCGGTTGAAGCTCTTCGGTCGCGTCTTGGCCGAGCCGGAGCTTTCGGGGCGGGACCAGGTGCTGCAGGGCTTTTTCGAGGAGTTCCGCGACTTCGTGCTGGTTACCCGCAGCGGCCCGGGCGGCGAACAGACCGTGTACGACGGCGCTGCGCTGCAGGCGGTCGGGGTGACCAAAGAGGAGATAGTGGCGAACCTGCAGGCCCATCCGGCGCCGGAATCCATTCCGGCAGGGCAGGTGTACCTGGTGAATTCCACGCTCTCGCCCAAGCTTCCCACGCTCACCCTCACCATTTCCGAGCCTGCGGCGGGGGGGGCGCCGGTGGTAACGACGGCGGTGCTGCGCCTGGACCGGTTGCAGGAGCTGGCCAAGCGCTCGCGGGTCTTCGACATCTTCCTGTTGGACTCGGCCGGGCGCTACCTGGCGCACAAGGCGCCCGACCGGGTTGGGGTTGCAGCCAATGTCGAATGGTGGAACCGGGTGAAGGCCCCGCGCAGCTCCGGGATGACCATGGAGTACAAAAAACTCGGCAAGGAGATGGTGGGAGGATTCTCGCGCTGCTCGCTGGGGGGGCTGGTGGTCGGGGTGGAGATACCCAAGAGCGCCGCCTACCTCACCTCGCGCGAACTGCTGAGCGACCTTTTGCTCCTGTCGCTGGCGCTTCTGGGTGCGGCGGCCCTTTTGAGCCAGTTCTGGTCGCGGCATTTCACGAGCCCACTGGAGAAGCTCTCCGAGGCGACCCGGATGGTGGGGCAGGGGCGCTTCGAGATCGAGGTGAAGGCGGAATCAGGGGACGAGATCGGCGCGCTGGCCCGGTCCTTCAACCAGATGGCCGCCGAGTTGAAAGTGCGCGAAAAGGCCCTCAAGGACCTCTACGGGCAACTGGTTCATTCGGAGAAGATGGCGGCCTTCGGTTCGCTTGGCGCAGGGATCGCCCATGAGGTGAAGAACCCGCTGGCGGGGATCCTCGGCATCACCCAGCTCTCGCTCAGGGGGGCGGGGGCCGGGCACCCGCTGGAGAAGAACCTTTTGATCATCGAGAAAGAGACCAAGCGTTGCAAGACCATCATCGAGCACCTGCTCAAGTTTGCGCGCCAGGAGCAGGTCGAGTTCAGCGAGGTCGACCTGCAGCAGGTGGTGGCGGATGCTCTTGCCATCGTCGACCACCAGTTGGGGATCAACAGCATCAAGGTGGAGCAGGAACTGGAGCCGGGGATGCCCACCTGCCGCGGCAACGCGAACCAGTTGCAGCAGGTGCTCATGAACCTGATGCTCAACGCGCAGCAGGCGATGAGCGGGAAGACCGGGACGGTGAAGCTTTCCGGGCGCAGGCTGGAAAAGGGGGGAGTGGAATTGCGGGTGGCGGACAACGGCCCCGGTATCAGCAAGGAGATCCAGGGGAAGATCTTCGATCCCTTCTTCACCACCAAGCCGGCAGGGCAGGGAACGGGGCTCGGCCTCTCGGTCACCTACGGCATCGTCAAGGATCACGGCGGCGAGATTCACCTGGAGAGCGAGGAGGGGTTGGGGACTACCTTCATCATCACCCTACCACCCTCCGCGGCAGCCAATGGCTAA